A region of Thermobifida halotolerans DNA encodes the following proteins:
- the metH gene encoding methionine synthase, which translates to MSTRLSFREALGSRVIVADGGMGTMLQAHDLSLDDFQGHEGCNEILNITRPDVVRSIHEAYLRVGVDCVETNTFGANFGNLGEYGITDRTYELAEAGARLAREAADAHSTADQARYVLGSVGPGTKLPTLGHAPYALLRDHYEQCARGLIDGGADAILVETCQDLLQTKAAVVGARRARRAAGTDTPVIVQVTIETTGTMLVGSEIGAALTALEPLGVDAIGLNCATGPAEMSEHLRYLAHHSRVPITCMPNAGLPELGADGAVYPLRPHELADAHDTFVREFGLSLVGGCCGTTPEHLRQVVERVRGRGVVERRPLAEPAAASVYQSVPFRQDTSYLAIGERTNANGSKAFREAMLDERYDDCVEIARDQIRDGAHMLDLCVDYVGRDGVRDMRELASRLATASTLPLVLDSTEVAVLEAGLEMIGGRAVLNSVNYEDGDGPDSRFARVASLAAEHGAALIALTIDEEGQARTAAKKVEVAERIIAQLTGEYGIRESDILVDCLTFTIATGQEESYRDALETVEAIRELKRRHPDVQTVLGVSNVSFGLNPAARMVLNSVFLHECVQAGLDAAIVHASKILPMNRIPEEQRRVALDMVYDRRTGDYDPLQRFLELFEGVDAQQLRASRAEELAALPLWERLERRIVDGEMAGMEADLDEALAQRPALDIVNDTLLAGMKTVGELFGSGQMQLPFVLKSAEVMKAAVAYLEPHMDRVEGDEGKGRIVLATVKGDVHDIGKNLVDIILSNNGYEVVNLGIKQPVSAILDAAEEHRADVIGMSGLLVKSTVVMRENLEEMNARGIAERYPVLLGGAALTRSYVEQDLAEIFKGEVRYARDAFEGLRLMDAVMAVKRGVEGAELPPLRRRRVSGAKLAVTEPEQMPARSDVATDNPVPTPPFWGDRISKGVPLADYAAFLDERATFMGQWGLKGSRGDGPGYEELVETEGRPRLRMWLDRIQTEGLLEAAVVYGYYRCYSEGDDLVVLDDDGAERTRFTFPRQRRDRHLCLADFFRPKESGELDTVAFQVVTVGSAISRATAELFEKNAYRDYLELHGLSVQLTEALAEYWHTRVRAELGYAGEDPADLDAFFRLGYRGARFSLGYGACPDLEDRAKIVELLRPERVGVTLSEEFQLVPEQSTDAIVVHHPEAKYFNV; encoded by the coding sequence ATGAGCACTCGACTCTCCTTCCGTGAGGCCCTCGGTTCCCGCGTCATCGTCGCCGACGGGGGGATGGGCACCATGCTCCAGGCGCACGACCTGAGCCTGGACGACTTCCAGGGCCATGAGGGATGCAACGAGATCCTCAACATCACCCGACCCGACGTGGTGCGGTCGATCCACGAGGCGTACCTGCGGGTGGGCGTCGACTGCGTGGAGACCAACACCTTCGGCGCGAACTTCGGCAACCTCGGCGAGTACGGCATCACCGACCGCACCTACGAGCTCGCCGAGGCCGGGGCGCGGCTGGCCCGCGAGGCCGCCGACGCCCACAGCACGGCCGACCAGGCCCGCTACGTCCTCGGGTCGGTCGGTCCCGGCACGAAGCTGCCCACGCTCGGGCACGCCCCCTACGCCCTGCTGCGCGACCACTACGAGCAGTGCGCGCGCGGGCTCATCGACGGCGGGGCCGACGCGATCCTCGTCGAGACCTGCCAGGACCTGCTGCAGACCAAGGCCGCCGTGGTCGGCGCGCGGCGCGCCCGCCGCGCCGCGGGAACCGACACCCCGGTCATCGTCCAGGTCACCATCGAGACCACCGGCACGATGCTGGTGGGCTCCGAGATCGGCGCCGCGCTCACCGCCCTGGAGCCGCTGGGCGTCGACGCGATCGGCCTGAACTGCGCCACCGGACCGGCCGAGATGAGCGAGCACCTGCGCTACCTCGCCCACCACTCCCGGGTCCCGATCACCTGCATGCCCAACGCGGGCCTGCCCGAGCTGGGCGCGGACGGGGCCGTCTACCCGCTGCGGCCGCACGAGTTGGCCGACGCCCACGACACCTTCGTCCGCGAGTTCGGCCTGTCCCTGGTGGGCGGCTGCTGCGGCACCACGCCCGAGCACCTCAGGCAGGTGGTCGAGCGGGTGCGGGGCCGCGGCGTCGTCGAACGCAGGCCGCTCGCCGAGCCCGCGGCGGCCTCCGTCTACCAGAGCGTGCCGTTCCGGCAGGACACCAGCTACCTGGCCATCGGCGAACGCACCAACGCCAACGGCTCCAAGGCGTTCCGCGAGGCCATGCTCGACGAACGCTACGACGACTGCGTCGAGATCGCCCGCGACCAGATCCGCGACGGCGCGCACATGCTCGACCTGTGCGTCGACTACGTCGGCCGCGACGGGGTGCGCGACATGCGGGAGCTGGCCTCCCGGCTGGCCACCGCCTCCACCCTGCCCCTGGTGCTCGACTCCACCGAGGTCGCCGTACTGGAGGCCGGGCTGGAGATGATCGGCGGACGCGCGGTCCTCAACTCCGTCAACTACGAGGACGGCGACGGCCCCGACTCCCGCTTCGCCAGGGTCGCCTCGCTGGCCGCCGAGCACGGCGCCGCCCTGATCGCGCTGACCATCGACGAGGAGGGGCAGGCGCGCACCGCGGCCAAGAAGGTCGAGGTCGCCGAGCGGATCATCGCCCAGCTCACCGGCGAGTACGGCATCCGCGAGTCCGACATCCTCGTCGACTGCCTGACCTTCACCATCGCCACCGGCCAGGAGGAGTCCTACCGCGACGCCCTGGAGACCGTGGAGGCCATCCGCGAGCTGAAGCGGCGCCACCCCGACGTGCAGACCGTGCTGGGCGTCTCCAACGTCTCCTTCGGGCTCAACCCGGCCGCGCGCATGGTGCTCAACTCGGTGTTCCTGCACGAGTGCGTCCAGGCCGGGCTGGACGCCGCGATCGTGCACGCCTCCAAGATCCTGCCGATGAACCGCATCCCCGAGGAGCAGCGGCGGGTGGCCCTCGACATGGTCTACGACCGCCGCACCGGCGACTACGACCCGCTGCAGCGGTTCCTGGAGCTGTTCGAGGGCGTCGACGCCCAGCAGCTGCGCGCCTCCCGGGCCGAGGAGCTGGCCGCGCTGCCGCTGTGGGAGCGCCTGGAGCGGCGCATCGTCGACGGCGAGATGGCCGGGATGGAGGCCGACCTCGACGAGGCGCTGGCCCAGCGCCCCGCGCTCGACATCGTCAACGACACGCTGCTGGCGGGCATGAAGACCGTCGGCGAGCTGTTCGGGTCCGGGCAGATGCAGCTGCCGTTCGTGCTGAAGTCGGCCGAGGTGATGAAGGCCGCCGTGGCCTACCTGGAACCGCACATGGACAGGGTCGAGGGCGACGAGGGCAAGGGCCGCATCGTGCTGGCCACCGTCAAGGGCGACGTGCACGACATCGGCAAGAACCTCGTCGACATCATCCTGTCCAACAACGGCTACGAGGTCGTCAACCTGGGCATCAAGCAGCCCGTCTCGGCGATCCTGGACGCCGCCGAGGAGCACCGCGCCGACGTCATCGGCATGTCCGGTCTGCTGGTGAAGTCCACGGTGGTCATGCGGGAGAACCTGGAGGAGATGAACGCCCGCGGGATCGCCGAGCGCTACCCGGTGCTGCTGGGCGGGGCGGCGCTGACCCGCTCCTACGTGGAACAGGACCTGGCCGAGATCTTCAAGGGCGAGGTGCGCTACGCCCGCGACGCCTTCGAGGGGCTGCGGCTGATGGACGCCGTCATGGCCGTCAAGCGCGGCGTGGAGGGCGCCGAACTGCCGCCGCTGCGGCGCCGCCGGGTCAGCGGGGCGAAGCTCGCCGTCACCGAGCCCGAGCAGATGCCCGCGCGCAGCGACGTGGCCACCGACAACCCGGTCCCCACGCCGCCGTTCTGGGGCGACCGCATCAGCAAGGGCGTCCCGCTGGCCGACTACGCGGCCTTCCTCGACGAACGCGCCACCTTCATGGGCCAGTGGGGGCTGAAGGGCTCGCGCGGCGACGGCCCCGGCTACGAGGAGCTGGTCGAGACCGAGGGGCGGCCGCGGCTGCGCATGTGGCTGGACCGCATCCAGACCGAGGGGCTGCTGGAGGCGGCGGTCGTCTACGGCTACTACCGCTGCTACAGCGAGGGCGACGACCTGGTGGTCCTGGACGACGACGGAGCCGAACGCACCCGGTTCACCTTCCCGAGGCAGCGCCGCGACCGGCACCTGTGCCTGGCCGACTTCTTCCGCCCCAAGGAGTCCGGGGAGCTCGACACGGTGGCCTTCCAGGTGGTCACCGTCGGGTCGGCGATCAGCCGGGCCACCGCCGAGCTGTTCGAGAAGAACGCCTACCGCGACTACCTGGAGCTGCACGGACTGTCGGTGCAGCTCACCGAGGCGCTCGCGGAGTACTGGCACACCCGGGTGCGCGCCGAGCTCGGCTACGCCGGTGAGGACCCCGCCGACCTGGACGCCTTCTTCAGGCTGGGCTACCGGGGCGCGCGGTTCTCCCTGGGCTACGGGGCCTGCCCCGACCTGGAGGACCGCGCCAAGATCGTGGAGCTGCTGCGTCCCGAGCGCGTCGGCGTGACGTTGTCCGAGGAGTTCCAACTTGTTCCCGAGCAGTCCACCGACGCGATCGTCGTTCATCACCCGGAGGCGAAATACTTCAACGTCTGA
- a CDS encoding ABATE domain-containing protein, which yields MATPDNTSAAATLIRDFVTTGDTLADRADLARFLREHRLIPESAIPITLADFDEALALRDGMRAQLRAAAGESADAEAIARAQRVLDGLRVTVRLNPGEAALSPLAPAVVDEVRRGLARIAGAWAAVLATGEWRRITAA from the coding sequence ATGGCAACCCCCGACAACACGAGCGCCGCGGCCACGCTCATCCGCGACTTCGTCACCACCGGTGACACCCTGGCCGACCGAGCGGACCTGGCCCGCTTCCTGCGCGAACACCGACTGATCCCGGAAAGCGCCATTCCCATCACCCTCGCCGACTTCGACGAGGCGCTCGCCCTGCGCGACGGCATGCGCGCCCAGTTGCGCGCGGCCGCGGGCGAGAGCGCGGACGCCGAGGCGATCGCGCGGGCCCAGCGGGTCCTGGACGGGCTCCGGGTGACCGTCCGGCTCAACCCCGGTGAGGCGGCGCTGTCCCCGCTGGCGCCCGCCGTGGTCGACGAGGTCCGCCGGGGCCTGGCCCGGATCGCCGGGGCGTGGGCGGCGGTCCTGGCCACCGGCGAGTGGCGGCGGATCACCGCGGCCTGA
- a CDS encoding cellulose synthase, with product MPTQMPFEGLLLGAALTVVGLIVSWVVWRRRGASAGLRAVAWSLLPLAFGLIGLIEILASLVAQLVRFFVGLVLDPLAWAGVAVAGLAVVLWITGRLMRRRAGRSAKSSATEPGAAADRRAAPAVGEGAGQKKAPAGADDDFAEIEELLRRRGIG from the coding sequence ATGCCGACACAGATGCCGTTCGAAGGTCTGCTGCTGGGCGCCGCACTCACCGTGGTGGGGCTGATCGTCTCGTGGGTGGTGTGGCGTCGCCGGGGCGCCTCCGCGGGGCTGCGCGCCGTGGCGTGGTCGCTGCTGCCGCTGGCGTTCGGTCTCATCGGACTCATCGAGATCCTGGCGTCGCTGGTCGCCCAGTTGGTGCGGTTCTTCGTCGGACTGGTGCTCGACCCCCTCGCCTGGGCCGGGGTGGCGGTGGCCGGTCTCGCGGTGGTGCTGTGGATCACCGGCCGCCTGATGCGGAGGCGCGCAGGCAGGTCCGCCAAGTCCTCCGCCACCGAGCCCGGGGCCGCGGCGGACCGCCGGGCCGCGCCCGCCGTGGGGGAGGGCGCCGGGCAGAAGAAGGCACCGGCGGGTGCCGACGACGACTTCGCCGAGATCGAGGAACTGCTGCGCAGGCGCGGGATCGGCTGA
- a CDS encoding HSP90 family protein has translation MTERAFQVDLRGVVDLLSRHLYSSPRVYLRELLQNGVDAVTARRADDPDAPAEIRVETPEHTGDGTLRVHDTGVGLTEPQVHELLATIGRSGKRDELGYARHEFLGQFGIGLLSGFLVADQIEVRTRSVRGGPTVRWVGHADGRYLVERAGEERQEVGTTVVLRPRRDAEEWFGARTVTDLARHYGALLPVRLRVDAVDVTEQGPPWSRAHPTPARRRAALDDYCRTLFGFAPLDAIDLEVPEAGLRGVAFVLPAPANPTVRATHRVYLKRMLLADNVADLLPDWAFFVRCVVDTEELRPTASREALYEDDLLGHVREVLGDQVRDWLVTLAESDPEALRHFLRLHHVGVKALAVHDDAMLDLVHRWLEFETSSGAMTLAEFSRRHPEARYTPDVDEFRRLSAVAAAQGVGLVNAGYVYDAEIVARLGDLDSAAALRPLDPGELTTRFGVLESGTELRLRDFLHTAERALDPLGCTVTLRSYAPASLPALYLTSRAAEHRAEIAESRAEADQLWADVLGALEPALAADRPRLVLNHANPLTRRVTALADPELVTLAVQALYGQALLHGRHPLRPADTAVLNRSFLGLLDWAAPADPEERT, from the coding sequence GTGACCGAACGCGCGTTCCAGGTGGACCTGCGGGGGGTGGTCGACCTGCTCAGTCGCCACCTGTACTCCAGCCCACGGGTGTATCTGCGCGAACTGCTGCAGAACGGGGTCGACGCCGTCACCGCGCGCCGCGCCGACGACCCCGACGCGCCCGCCGAGATCCGCGTCGAGACCCCCGAGCACACCGGCGACGGCACGCTGCGCGTCCACGACACCGGGGTGGGGCTGACCGAGCCGCAGGTGCACGAACTGCTCGCCACCATCGGACGCTCCGGCAAGCGCGACGAACTGGGCTACGCCCGCCACGAGTTCCTCGGCCAGTTCGGCATCGGCCTGCTGTCCGGCTTCCTCGTCGCCGACCAGATCGAGGTGCGCACCCGCTCGGTCCGCGGCGGCCCCACCGTGCGCTGGGTCGGCCACGCCGACGGCCGCTACCTGGTGGAGCGGGCCGGTGAGGAGCGGCAGGAGGTCGGCACCACCGTCGTCCTGCGGCCGCGCCGCGACGCCGAAGAGTGGTTCGGCGCGCGCACCGTCACCGACCTGGCCCGCCACTACGGCGCGCTGCTGCCGGTCCGGTTGCGCGTCGACGCCGTCGACGTCACCGAGCAGGGGCCGCCGTGGAGCCGCGCCCACCCCACCCCGGCGCGCCGCCGCGCCGCGCTGGACGACTACTGCCGCACCCTGTTCGGCTTCGCCCCGCTCGACGCGATCGACCTGGAGGTGCCCGAGGCGGGCCTGCGCGGGGTGGCGTTCGTGCTGCCCGCCCCGGCCAACCCCACGGTGCGCGCCACCCACCGGGTCTACCTCAAACGCATGCTGCTCGCCGACAACGTCGCCGACCTGCTGCCCGACTGGGCGTTCTTCGTGCGCTGCGTGGTCGACACCGAGGAGCTGCGGCCCACCGCCAGCCGCGAGGCCCTCTACGAGGACGACCTGCTGGGGCACGTGCGCGAGGTGCTCGGCGACCAGGTCCGCGACTGGCTGGTCACCCTGGCCGAGAGCGACCCCGAGGCGCTGCGCCACTTCCTGCGGCTGCACCACGTCGGCGTCAAGGCCCTGGCCGTGCACGACGACGCGATGCTGGACCTGGTGCACCGCTGGCTGGAGTTCGAGACCAGTTCCGGCGCGATGACCCTGGCCGAGTTCTCCCGGCGGCACCCCGAGGCCCGCTACACCCCCGACGTCGACGAGTTCCGCAGACTCTCGGCGGTCGCCGCCGCCCAGGGGGTGGGGCTGGTCAACGCGGGCTACGTCTACGACGCCGAGATCGTCGCCCGCCTGGGCGACCTGGACTCCGCCGCGGCGCTGCGCCCCCTCGACCCCGGCGAGCTGACCACCCGCTTCGGCGTGCTGGAGTCGGGAACCGAGCTGCGGCTGCGCGACTTCCTGCACACCGCCGAACGCGCCCTCGACCCGCTGGGCTGCACCGTGACCCTGCGCAGCTACGCACCGGCCTCGCTGCCCGCGCTGTACCTGACCAGCCGCGCCGCCGAGCACCGCGCCGAGATCGCCGAGTCCCGGGCCGAGGCCGACCAGTTGTGGGCCGACGTGCTGGGCGCGCTGGAACCCGCGCTGGCCGCCGACCGGCCCCGCCTGGTGCTCAACCACGCCAACCCGCTGACCCGGCGCGTCACCGCCCTGGCCGACCCCGAGCTGGTCACCCTGGCCGTGCAGGCGCTGTACGGCCAGGCCCTGCTGCACGGCCGCCACCCCCTGCGGCCCGCCGACACCGCGGTGCTGAACCGGTCCTTCCTGGGGCTGCTGGACTGGGCCGCCCCGGCCGATCCCGAGGAGCGGACGTGA
- a CDS encoding ABC transporter permease: MTAPLDTPGSTQHAEPEAVTQGTRDTASRSLTQIAWRRLRRDPVALGGGVFVALLILVAVFAPLLTQWFGHPPNQFHYDLIDPATQGVLKDPDDPWSGIDPTGGMSAEHPLGLEPVNGRDLFSRIVYGARISLLVAFLATLLCVLIGTVLGIVAGYFGGWIDTVISRTMDIFLAFPLLLFAIALTGVVPDNAFGLNDNSLRVAVLVFIIGFFSWPYIGRIVRGQTLTLREREFVEAARSVGAGTGHILFREILPNLVAPILVYATLLIPTNILFEAALSFLGVGINPPTPTWGGMLSESLDYYTVAPHFVIIPGLAIFVTVLAFNLFGDGLRDAFDPRSSD; this comes from the coding sequence ATGACCGCGCCTTTGGACACGCCCGGGTCGACACAGCATGCCGAACCCGAGGCGGTCACCCAGGGGACCCGCGACACCGCGAGCCGCTCCCTCACCCAGATCGCCTGGCGGCGGCTGCGCAGGGACCCGGTCGCCCTGGGCGGAGGAGTCTTCGTCGCCCTGCTGATCCTGGTCGCCGTCTTCGCCCCGCTGCTGACGCAGTGGTTCGGCCACCCGCCCAACCAGTTCCACTACGACCTCATCGATCCGGCCACCCAGGGCGTCCTCAAGGACCCCGACGACCCGTGGAGCGGCATCGACCCGACCGGCGGCATGAGCGCCGAGCACCCGCTGGGCCTGGAACCGGTCAACGGGCGGGACCTGTTCAGCCGGATCGTCTACGGCGCGCGCATCTCGCTGCTGGTGGCCTTCCTGGCCACCCTGCTGTGCGTCCTCATCGGCACGGTCCTCGGCATCGTCGCCGGCTACTTCGGCGGCTGGATCGACACCGTCATCAGCCGCACGATGGACATCTTCCTGGCCTTCCCGCTGCTGCTGTTCGCGATCGCGCTGACCGGGGTGGTCCCCGACAACGCGTTCGGCCTGAACGACAACTCCCTGCGCGTGGCCGTGCTGGTGTTCATCATCGGCTTCTTCAGCTGGCCCTACATCGGCCGGATCGTGCGGGGACAGACCCTCACGCTCCGCGAACGCGAGTTCGTCGAGGCCGCGCGCAGCGTGGGAGCGGGCACCGGCCACATCCTGTTCCGCGAGATCCTGCCCAACCTGGTGGCGCCGATCCTGGTCTACGCGACACTGCTGATCCCCACCAACATCCTCTTCGAGGCGGCCCTGTCCTTCCTCGGGGTCGGCATCAACCCGCCCACCCCCACCTGGGGCGGGATGCTCTCCGAGTCACTGGACTACTACACGGTCGCGCCGCACTTCGTGATCATCCCCGGCCTCGCGATCTTCGTCACGGTGCTCGCCTTCAACCTCTTCGGCGACGGACTGCGCGACGCCTTCGACCCACGCTCCTCCGACTGA
- a CDS encoding ABC transporter substrate-binding protein gives MGFVAFGAAATLLLSACGGDDGTGGGGGSGASFDQGSTEVVNPSDATGGTLRYAISANMESTDPGNTYYGYVWNFSRYYARTLLTYSPVPGEESSELVADLAADLPEVSDDGTEWTVRLKEGLRYEDGTEIVAEDIKYAIARSNFGDQALPNGPKYFQQLLDADDYEGPYGRDGDPLEGFDAVETPDDHTLVFHLKEPFADFPYVLGQPQTAPVPAEADRGEQYQTRVVSSGPYRFEDDYTPGDGLVLVRNEEWDAESDPVRTALPDRITVEEGVDQNEIDQRLVNGELDVDLAGTGLGPAMKGQLVSDEDARDNLDNPTTGAHFYIAVNTKVEPLDDLACRQAIQYAVGREGIQRAYGGELGGDIATQVLPPGIPGADSSLDPYEAASGEASLDKAQEKLEECGHPDGFDVNIGVRSDRPAEVDAVEAVQQSLAEAGIRAEIKGFPSDTFTNTQAGSPDFVAENELGLNYYGWMADWPSGYGYMSSILDGDAIKDAGNSNISELDDPEVNALFDEVVRVEDPEEQAEIYAEIDRLVMENAAILPGVFQKSVLYRPDNLTNVYFNPSWHMYDYMTLGTTDTE, from the coding sequence ATGGGATTCGTCGCGTTCGGCGCGGCGGCCACCCTCCTGCTCAGCGCCTGCGGAGGCGATGACGGGACCGGAGGGGGCGGCGGCAGCGGTGCGTCCTTCGACCAGGGCAGCACCGAGGTCGTCAACCCCTCCGACGCCACCGGCGGCACCCTGCGCTACGCCATCTCCGCCAACATGGAGAGCACCGACCCGGGCAACACCTACTACGGCTACGTCTGGAACTTCAGCCGCTACTACGCCCGCACCCTGCTGACCTACTCCCCGGTCCCCGGCGAGGAGTCCAGCGAGCTGGTCGCCGACCTGGCCGCGGACCTGCCCGAGGTCAGCGACGACGGCACCGAGTGGACCGTCAGGCTCAAGGAGGGCCTCAGGTACGAGGACGGCACCGAGATCGTCGCCGAGGACATCAAGTACGCCATCGCGCGCAGCAACTTCGGCGACCAGGCGCTGCCCAACGGCCCCAAGTACTTCCAGCAGTTGCTGGACGCCGACGACTACGAGGGCCCCTACGGCCGCGACGGCGACCCGCTGGAGGGCTTCGACGCCGTCGAGACCCCCGACGACCACACCCTGGTCTTCCACCTCAAGGAGCCGTTCGCGGACTTCCCCTACGTCCTGGGCCAGCCGCAGACCGCCCCGGTCCCCGCCGAGGCCGACAGGGGCGAGCAGTACCAGACCCGCGTCGTCTCCTCCGGCCCGTACCGGTTCGAGGACGACTACACCCCCGGCGACGGCCTCGTCCTGGTCCGCAACGAGGAGTGGGACGCCGAGAGCGACCCCGTGCGCACCGCGCTGCCCGACCGCATCACCGTCGAGGAGGGCGTCGACCAGAACGAGATCGACCAGCGCCTCGTCAACGGTGAACTCGACGTCGACCTGGCCGGCACCGGCCTGGGCCCGGCGATGAAGGGCCAGCTGGTCAGCGACGAGGACGCCCGCGACAACCTCGACAACCCGACCACCGGCGCGCACTTCTACATCGCCGTCAACACCAAGGTCGAGCCGCTGGACGACCTCGCCTGCCGCCAGGCCATCCAGTACGCGGTCGGCCGCGAGGGCATCCAGCGCGCCTACGGCGGCGAACTGGGCGGCGACATCGCCACCCAGGTGCTGCCCCCGGGCATCCCCGGCGCCGACTCCTCCCTCGACCCCTACGAGGCCGCCTCCGGCGAGGCCAGCCTGGACAAGGCGCAGGAGAAGCTGGAGGAGTGCGGCCACCCCGACGGCTTCGACGTCAACATCGGCGTGCGCTCCGACCGCCCCGCCGAGGTCGACGCGGTCGAGGCGGTCCAGCAGAGCCTGGCCGAGGCCGGGATCCGGGCCGAGATCAAGGGCTTCCCGTCCGACACCTTCACCAACACCCAGGCCGGCTCCCCCGACTTCGTCGCCGAGAACGAACTGGGACTCAACTACTACGGCTGGATGGCGGACTGGCCCTCCGGCTACGGCTACATGAGCTCCATCCTCGACGGCGACGCCATCAAGGACGCGGGCAACTCCAACATCTCCGAGCTGGACGACCCCGAGGTCAACGCGCTGTTCGACGAGGTCGTCCGGGTGGAGGACCCCGAGGAGCAGGCGGAGATCTACGCCGAGATCGACCGGCTGGTCATGGAGAACGCCGCCATCCTGCCGGGCGTCTTCCAGAAGTCGGTCCTCTACCGGCCGGACAACCTGACCAACGTCTACTTCAACCCGAGCTGGCACATGTACGACTACATGACCCTCGGCACCACCGACACCGAGTAG
- a CDS encoding HAD family hydrolase encodes MAAETPQAVLFDMDGTLIDTEQMWAASEAEVAAAFGHEWTAEDQRHCLGGSAPMVASHIAGCTGARTSETEIVAMLYAAMERRLAEGAPVRPGAKELLAELDAEGVPMALVTSTYRSMVAASLRCVGDHCFTVSVAGDEVSRNKPHPEPYLKAARLLGVDPRHCVAVEDSPTGVASAQAAGCVVVAVPHLVPIPAAERRHVVPSLEAVDAAWLRRAARS; translated from the coding sequence ATGGCCGCTGAGACCCCGCAGGCCGTCCTGTTCGACATGGACGGCACGCTGATCGACACCGAGCAGATGTGGGCGGCCAGCGAGGCGGAGGTCGCGGCGGCGTTCGGCCACGAGTGGACCGCCGAGGACCAGCGGCACTGCCTCGGCGGCTCCGCGCCGATGGTGGCCTCCCACATCGCCGGGTGCACGGGGGCGCGCACCTCCGAGACCGAGATCGTCGCCATGCTGTACGCGGCCATGGAGCGGCGGCTGGCCGAGGGCGCTCCGGTGCGGCCCGGCGCCAAGGAGCTGCTCGCCGAGTTGGACGCGGAGGGCGTGCCCATGGCGCTGGTCACCTCGACCTACCGGTCGATGGTGGCCGCCTCGCTGCGCTGTGTGGGCGACCACTGCTTCACCGTCTCGGTCGCCGGGGACGAGGTGTCCCGCAACAAGCCGCATCCCGAGCCCTACCTCAAGGCCGCGCGGCTGCTGGGCGTCGATCCGCGCCACTGCGTGGCGGTGGAGGACTCCCCCACGGGGGTGGCCTCGGCGCAGGCGGCGGGGTGTGTCGTGGTCGCGGTGCCCCACCTGGTGCCCATCCCCGCGGCCGAGCGGCGGCACGTGGTGCCCTCCCTGGAGGCCGTCGACGCGGCCTGGCTGCGCCGCGCGGCCCGGTCCTGA
- a CDS encoding PAC2 family protein, with product MPELDSVSELVEPVMVAAFEGWNDAGEAASAVIDHLADIWGSTELVSLDSEDYYDFQVTRPRVTTVDGVSQGIHWPGVDVSVARSPGGRDVVLVRGAEPSMRWRGFASDLLSVARELGVRRVVLLGALLADVPHTRPVPVTGVFSHPELAGAVSLEPTTYEGPTGIIGVLHEAFSAAGLETVSLWAAVPHYVAQPPSPKATLALVRRVEDTLDLTVRLGELPEDARAWERGVDELAAQDSDIAGYVRSLEEAKDASELPEASGEAIAREFERYLRRRRGGS from the coding sequence GTGCCTGAGCTCGACAGCGTCTCGGAGCTGGTCGAGCCCGTGATGGTGGCCGCGTTCGAGGGCTGGAACGACGCCGGTGAGGCGGCCAGCGCCGTGATCGACCACCTGGCCGACATCTGGGGCTCCACGGAGCTGGTCTCCCTGGACTCGGAGGACTACTACGACTTCCAGGTCACCCGCCCCCGGGTCACCACGGTGGACGGTGTCAGCCAGGGCATCCACTGGCCCGGCGTGGACGTGTCCGTGGCCCGCTCCCCCGGCGGCCGGGACGTGGTGCTGGTGCGGGGCGCCGAACCCAGCATGCGCTGGCGCGGCTTCGCCAGCGACCTGCTGTCGGTGGCCCGCGAGCTGGGCGTGCGGCGGGTGGTCCTGCTGGGGGCGCTGCTCGCCGACGTGCCGCACACGCGGCCGGTTCCGGTCACGGGCGTGTTCTCCCACCCGGAGTTGGCCGGGGCGGTGAGCCTGGAGCCGACCACCTACGAGGGACCGACCGGGATCATCGGCGTGCTGCACGAGGCGTTCAGCGCCGCCGGTCTGGAGACGGTCTCCCTGTGGGCGGCCGTACCCCACTACGTGGCCCAGCCGCCCAGCCCCAAGGCGACGCTGGCGCTGGTCCGCCGGGTCGAGGACACCCTGGACCTCACGGTGCGGCTGGGAGAGCTGCCCGAGGACGCGCGCGCCTGGGAGCGCGGTGTCGACGAACTCGCCGCCCAGGACTCCGACATCGCGGGATACGTGCGCAGCCTGGAGGAGGCCAAGGACGCCTCCGAACTTCCCGAGGCCTCCGGCGAGGCCATCGCCCGCGAGTTCGAACGCTACCTGCGGCGCCGCAGAGGCGGTTCCTGA